A single region of the Pontimicrobium sp. SW4 genome encodes:
- a CDS encoding RHS repeat-associated core domain-containing protein produces MKHIYIYILFLVSLSVLNAQENPPTTVDDMNWISNISYDFNGNTVAKGISFFNTLGKSTQSQSWDIITDSIWASQTLYDYQGRPAFQSLSAPTGSVFGYLSSFINNTSGSPYTRADFDDSGTLLAPNAVGSQPNTLGWYYSNSNTSEPYQDITSHPFSRTVYSKLNPGAVLKTLGGNKVNIGGVNQWANGYTFSMPAAQEMYYAFGKDYFPDGETILYPTSASVNAAAGVYECSVKSCSTNVISNNIIVDVPEGFNLIQGKVYQFHINGVTSYYTLMSAMETVDPYNEEGENPMAPPPPPNSIILAPAYDTCPVGPIYNLKVTKSVSRDVHGVETVVFVDSDGNTLAAARSGNEDNPTQKKYNVMSPIGEQGFVDIHIPVGCGGAITFKGNTSATFNVFDLITEAKLNTSPITSSNYTLNPGMYRVAEVTSYHKNPLPFVIINGSTIDLIDNTNQVGVSYDVNYYDYSLNFYDKAGRLTQSVQPQGFDDALTLSTSVRNHDMSSTFAYNTLGQLLSTTSPDEGAANFKYRKDGQIRFSQNVLQATNNEFSYTNYDDLGRPIESGVLSSNSFATADPDSAVLPAGTKKEQHFTIYDSHDIPAGVTPPSKTLDQALTDMGLTTLEKQQYIAKFLASNVAITYTKSPETTTTWYSYDIYGRVKWIVQYINGLGTKTIDYEYDFAKGHVTKVIYQKYNANELFIHRYNYNSAGQLTSVATSTDNTAFILQESYTYYENGALKRKELLKDAIQGTDYVYNLNGQLKAINHPSLSPTQDPGGDTDDAFGMLIDYHQNDYARTQRSNITTTPFGTDQFNGNIKTTRWNTHSNALTAPSENAYNYEYNKNNWLQAADYGENIIGNTTNTNLQANISSTAVTASGNILALEATNSITLSPGFHAQTGSGVTAKIYTLSSFDTQNTGDYDVTSITYDANGNIKTLNRNKNTESGSNAMDEFTYDYITGKNQLDYVQDAVTGTTNADDLKTQATGNYVYNSIGQLIEDHEEAVADPTNIVRYIYNTSGLVTEVSKKNVPLVKFFYNDKGHRVKKEIYTAGSLTNTDYYVRDAAGSVMAIYNGNTLKEQPIYGSSRIGVYNRQDSSTAYQLTDHLGNVRAVISKDSNNNMLMLSYTDYYPGGMAMPGRNVVGDYRYDYQGQEKDRETGKNAFTLRLYDARINRWIAPDPYGEFFSPYLAMGNNWLNRIDPTGGMTDCPDCPDPPIATILLDEVVITASRGDTWIKGAAPVAVGLEHASWVRNNFYVPNDRFYFEGFKRGELSQMEYALKRYDLQGEARSRMTRSGQAVSELAKSRRAQMQTAHDFATGKKEIRVEGKGNTNTRNFGVKGTLLKGASRATIVYGVYSTVEHIHSAEDKGLAISQEAGGWAGAWGGAKAGALIGSAFGPVGTLVGGLIGGAVGYAAGYSAGGAIYREFD; encoded by the coding sequence ATGAAACATATATATATATACATTTTGTTTTTGGTAAGTTTAAGCGTTCTAAACGCTCAGGAAAACCCACCAACAACTGTTGATGATATGAACTGGATTAGTAATATTAGTTATGATTTTAACGGTAACACGGTTGCAAAAGGGATTAGCTTTTTTAATACTTTAGGAAAATCAACACAAAGCCAGTCATGGGATATAATAACCGATTCCATTTGGGCCTCACAAACACTTTATGATTACCAGGGGAGACCTGCTTTTCAATCCCTAAGCGCTCCTACGGGATCGGTATTTGGTTACTTAAGTAGCTTTATTAATAACACTAGTGGCTCGCCCTATACTAGAGCAGATTTTGATGATTCAGGAACATTATTAGCACCAAACGCTGTGGGTAGTCAGCCAAATACCTTGGGGTGGTATTATAGTAATAGTAATACTAGCGAACCTTATCAAGACATTACATCTCATCCATTTTCGCGTACGGTTTATAGTAAGTTAAATCCTGGAGCAGTTTTAAAAACTTTAGGAGGTAATAAAGTAAATATTGGCGGTGTAAATCAGTGGGCTAATGGATATACTTTTAGTATGCCAGCAGCACAGGAAATGTATTATGCTTTTGGGAAAGATTATTTTCCCGATGGAGAAACAATTTTATATCCAACGAGTGCTTCGGTTAATGCAGCAGCAGGAGTTTATGAATGCTCAGTTAAATCTTGTAGCACAAATGTAATTTCTAATAATATTATTGTTGATGTCCCAGAAGGCTTTAATTTAATACAAGGTAAAGTATATCAATTTCATATAAACGGAGTAACAAGTTATTATACATTAATGAGTGCAATGGAAACGGTTGACCCTTATAATGAAGAAGGCGAAAACCCGATGGCACCACCTCCACCACCTAACAGTATTATACTTGCCCCAGCATATGATACCTGTCCTGTTGGACCAATATATAATCTAAAAGTTACCAAATCGGTTTCTAGAGATGTACATGGTGTTGAAACTGTAGTTTTTGTAGATAGCGATGGTAATACTTTAGCAGCTGCGCGTAGTGGTAATGAAGATAATCCGACACAAAAAAAGTATAACGTTATGTCTCCAATTGGAGAGCAAGGCTTTGTAGATATTCATATCCCTGTGGGCTGCGGTGGAGCAATTACATTTAAGGGGAATACTAGTGCTACTTTTAATGTTTTTGATTTAATTACAGAAGCAAAACTAAATACATCACCAATTACTTCAAGTAACTATACTTTAAATCCTGGAATGTATCGCGTAGCAGAAGTTACATCATATCACAAAAACCCCTTACCTTTTGTAATCATAAACGGTTCCACAATAGATTTAATAGATAATACTAATCAAGTAGGTGTTAGTTATGATGTAAATTATTACGATTACAGCTTAAACTTTTACGACAAAGCAGGAAGGCTTACACAAAGTGTACAGCCTCAAGGTTTTGATGATGCTTTAACATTAAGTACTTCTGTACGAAACCATGATATGTCAAGTACATTTGCTTATAATACACTTGGGCAATTATTAAGCACAACAAGCCCAGATGAAGGGGCTGCCAATTTTAAATACCGTAAAGATGGACAAATACGTTTTTCGCAAAATGTATTACAAGCAACAAATAACGAATTTTCATATACTAATTATGACGATTTAGGACGCCCTATAGAAAGTGGCGTATTGTCTAGCAATAGTTTTGCTACGGCAGACCCAGATAGTGCAGTTTTACCTGCTGGAACAAAAAAAGAACAGCATTTTACTATATATGACAGTCATGATATTCCAGCAGGGGTAACACCACCCTCAAAAACACTCGATCAGGCACTAACCGATATGGGCTTAACTACATTAGAAAAGCAACAATATATTGCTAAGTTTTTAGCGAGTAATGTTGCAATAACCTATACCAAATCACCAGAAACAACAACTACTTGGTATAGTTACGATATATATGGACGCGTAAAATGGATAGTACAGTACATTAATGGTTTAGGTACAAAAACTATAGATTATGAGTACGACTTCGCCAAAGGGCATGTTACCAAGGTGATATATCAAAAATATAATGCTAATGAATTATTTATTCATAGATACAATTATAATTCTGCAGGACAATTAACAAGTGTTGCTACCTCAACAGATAACACAGCGTTTATTTTACAAGAAAGTTATACTTATTATGAAAACGGAGCACTTAAGCGTAAAGAGCTCTTAAAAGATGCAATACAAGGTACCGATTATGTGTATAACTTAAATGGCCAGTTAAAAGCCATTAACCACCCTAGTTTAAGCCCAACTCAAGACCCAGGAGGAGATACCGATGATGCCTTTGGGATGCTTATAGACTACCATCAAAACGATTATGCACGTACACAAAGAAGCAATATTACTACCACTCCTTTTGGTACAGACCAATTTAATGGTAATATTAAAACGACACGATGGAATACACATAGTAATGCATTAACAGCACCTAGCGAAAATGCATACAATTACGAGTACAATAAAAATAATTGGTTACAAGCAGCCGACTATGGCGAAAATATTATTGGTAATACTACAAATACTAATTTGCAAGCCAATATAAGCTCCACCGCAGTAACTGCAAGTGGCAATATTCTTGCTCTTGAAGCCACTAATAGCATAACATTATCTCCTGGGTTTCATGCCCAAACAGGAAGTGGTGTCACGGCCAAAATATATACCCTTAGTAGTTTTGATACTCAAAATACGGGCGATTACGATGTTACTTCTATTACTTACGATGCTAATGGGAATATAAAAACCCTAAACCGTAATAAAAATACTGAAAGTGGCAGTAACGCTATGGATGAGTTTACCTATGATTACATAACAGGTAAAAACCAACTAGATTATGTCCAAGACGCCGTAACAGGGACTACCAATGCTGATGATTTAAAAACACAAGCCACAGGTAATTATGTGTATAATAGCATTGGGCAACTTATTGAAGATCATGAAGAAGCTGTTGCTGACCCTACAAACATTGTTAGGTATATCTATAACACGAGCGGCTTGGTAACCGAAGTATCTAAAAAAAATGTACCTTTGGTAAAGTTCTTTTATAACGATAAAGGACACCGTGTAAAAAAGGAAATTTACACTGCAGGTTCATTGACAAATACAGATTATTACGTACGTGATGCCGCAGGAAGTGTGATGGCTATTTATAATGGCAACACGCTTAAAGAACAACCTATTTATGGAAGTAGTCGTATAGGGGTGTATAATAGACAAGACAGTAGTACGGCTTATCAACTTACTGACCATTTAGGCAATGTCAGGGCGGTAATTAGTAAAGATAGTAATAACAATATGCTTATGTTGAGTTATACCGATTATTACCCCGGCGGGATGGCGATGCCCGGTAGGAATGTTGTCGGAGATTATAGATATGACTATCAAGGACAAGAAAAAGATAGAGAGACTGGAAAGAATGCGTTTACACTTCGCTTATACGATGCTCGTATTAATAGATGGATAGCACCTGACCCTTACGGAGAGTTTTTTAGCCCATATCTTGCAATGGGTAACAATTGGTTAAATAGAATAGACCCTACGGGAGGAATGACCGATTGCCCTGACTGTCCAGACCCACCAATAGCTACAATACTTTTAGATGAAGTTGTTATTACAGCATCAAGAGGTGATACTTGGATTAAAGGAGCTGCACCTGTTGCCGTAGGGTTAGAACACGCTTCTTGGGTAAGAAACAACTTTTACGTACCTAATGATAGATTTTATTTTGAAGGATTTAAGCGTGGTGAACTGTCTCAAATGGAATATGCTTTAAAGCGTTATGATTTACAAGGGGAAGCAAGAAGCAGAATGACAAGGTCTGGTCAAGCAGTTTCAGAGCTTGCTAAATCGAGACGAGCTCAAATGCAAACCGCACACGATTTTGCTACAGGAAAGAAAGAAATCAGAGTTGAAGGGAAAGGCAATACTAATACAAGGAACTTTGGGGTTAAAGGAACACTACTGAAGGGAGCTTCAAGAGCGACTATTGTTTATGGTGTTTATTCAACAGTTGAACATATTCACAGTGCTGAAGATAAAGGTTTGGCAATAAGTCAAGAAGCAGGTGGATGGGCAGGTGCTTGGGGAGGAGCTAAAGCAGGTGCGTTAATAGGGTCAGCTTTTGGACCAGTTGGTACACTTGTTGGCGGTCTTATAGGTGGAGCTGTAGGTTATGCGGCTGGCTATTCAGCAGGTGGCGCCATTTACAGAGAATTTGATTAG